In the Pogona vitticeps strain Pit_001003342236 chromosome 2, PviZW2.1, whole genome shotgun sequence genome, GTATCTTGGTGAAGAAAATGGGCACGTGGCAGTaagtttttctttccttatttgctGGAAAAAGAAGTTCTAACACACGGGCTGGAGAACTGTCTTGTCCCTTAAGAACGGGATTTCCACTCCAAATACCACATTTTTTCCACAATCCAGGCGCCTTCACTGTAACCTGGGATGGACTCTTTGTTTGTGGAGAAGAACAGCACCATAATTCCATACTTCTCTTTCATGGAGATGTGTATTCCTTTTACACATGGAGCATGGAATGTGGCTTATGTTGATATGTTTACAAATTATGAAAGTGTCAATGGAGAAAGAAATGGTTTAGAGGACCACAGCTTTTCTGTGAAAACAACCAGTGCACAGAATGTATGAAAGAATTACCATACAAAGCCCAGGTCATTGTCTTATTTGAAATCTCTTTCTAGCAAAATTGCTGGCAAAATTGGAGGTTTAACAACATTCAAAAAGTTAATGGTTTCCACTTCCtaccctgctgtgtttaggagggTGTATCACAATGACATAGATATTGCATGATTTCCTTAGGAGCAGATGGAAATAGTAACCAAACAGATGAAAATAGTAACCAAACAGTTATCTCTGGTGGTACGTTGCAGAAGGGCAAGGATGGGCATGTGTAGGAACGGTGTAACATACTAAAAATTAGAACAAATTCCCACATGTTTCATATTTAtcattgtttcttgttcacaAATTATTGATTCAAAGTCCATCTACACTATAGTGTTTTTCAAAGGCTGAAATCTTTTCTTCAACTGCTGTGAATCAAGAACCTCTGAGAACTTCTCCTGTGGAAGTGATTCTGTAGTGAATATATTGTATGATTTGTCTACTGGCTCAAACCCGGTGTTCTGTAAGAATGATGCTGCCTAGCTAGGTTGGTGTATTACTGTGTGTCATTTGTACGGTAGCAGAAATGTAATGAAAACATTCAATtccataattgtttttattttgatgtaaAATGAGCTGGGTTTTGTATGGTCATTCTTTCATACATTCTGTGCACTAGTTGTTTTTACAGAATTATAAAATTATTGAAGGTGTATTTCTTGCTCTCTATTTTGatcttcattattttaatgttatagGATTCCTGAGCCTTCATAATTCACAGGCAGATAATTTTGgctaatttttgtttttctggtgtaTTCACATCTGTTTCAGTAAAAGCATGTTCTCTGATTCATCATTAGAGCTGATCTGATTTTACATTTGAAAAACCACAGAGCTAGTTTTGGTTTGTATAAAGATCATTACAGTACAGGAGGTATTAGGAcggtgtgtgttttaattttgtgcttAATACTTGATCATGATAGAGCCTTATTCAGACTTATTCAGGATTCAAAAACTTTTTTCTAGTATCACCATAGTAATATATATTCCTACTGATTAGCTTTATCCTGTCTGTTGTTTAGTGGATGGGTCTACTTTGGAATGTTGCTTGCAGTTCTAGTCCTAGTGAAGGTGCAGTTCTTGTCAATAGGACTTCCCATCTCACTAAATGTGCATTGGGTTGGGCTGTTTGGACTTCTTCTGATCAGTATGTAGTGGATAtcatgacagactaggactcaggagccctgggttAAAAATCCCTGTTCAGTCATGGAAACACGCTGGGGGTGCAATGAGGTGAAACTGATAAAACTACTGTTtaaataaatatctcatttactttgaaagtcctatttGATTCACTGTAGTTTTTTCTGACTTGCCAGCACATAACACATAACAGGAGAATCCTGGTCCTCTTGTATTTGCCTGTAGACTGCACAGGGAACCTGCATTTGCTGTGTTTGCATGTTAcagttttataggttaaaaaatcCATGACAATGCTATTCCATTTTGTGATTTGTACGTGGAATACACATAGTAAAGATTTTAGTTACATATTTTTCTGCCATACAGcattgcttcttttattttttcccctctaggtTTTTGATGCCACCAACACTACAAGGGAACGTAGAGAAACCATCTACAAATTTGGTGAGGAGAATGGATATAAGGTGAGTTAAGAGCAAGTGTTTTAGAATTGCTTAATGATATGATGGACCAATGGTTTTAAATACATGACTGCTTATGTTGCCATTGACTCTGAGCTCATCTTATATTTATTTGTAGTAGTCTTGTAGAAAACCATCTTCATTAAACCTTGCTCATTTCTGCTCATACTGTTAAATTCCTGCTAGTATATCTATCAtatagaatatagaaattttgttgTAATGCTAAGTTTGAGAGAACTTCCTTTTTATATAATTTAATAAATTTTGTTACATTTAATTACCTTGCTAATATTGCTTCTCTGAAATAGAAACATTTTATGTGGGAAGAAGCAGAGTGCATGGAATTCAACCTTTAAAAGTGCCTCTGTTGGTAAAGAGTTTAATAATGCAACAGATCAGATCTTATTTATAGAGGGCTATAGACCACTTATACTCATTTTTCTCCTTGGAATTTGTGTTTGGGTTGCTACTGCTTCACAGTAGATGGGGCTTGAAAGAGAACTGATGTGATATAGTAATGTTCTTTACTGTTTTTCCCACTTTGACTTGCTGCCTTATTTGCAACTGCCGCATTAACACTGTTGTCTGTAATTCCTCCAAGTTAGGCGGGAAATATATAAATTTTACTGTGTTTAATAAGAGGGATGTTCAGTACGTCACAGTAAGAAATGCTGAAGGCAAAATATACCTCATCAGAATAAAATTCAGAGGACTAGATCAATGTATGTTTATGGTATTGATTGGTAAATCAGTTCTAatccctcttctttcttctgtcttctttACATGTCCTGTTTGGATGAAAGACTTTTTTTGTGGAGTCTGTATGTGTTGATCCAGAGGTCATTGCTGCAAATATTGTGGTGAGTAATAATTTTGATTCTTACGAGCAGAATACAGACCAGTGTTCTTGACATGCATTCCGGAACCAGTCATGTGGTCTAGTTGTTTCCGTTCCATATTCTTTTTTGGACTTGCAGAATCCTTTTGATCCAGTTTCCTACTTTTCATTACAAAATGAGAAGCGCCATCTACCTGGAGCACTGCTTTCTAGTTTTGTCTTGCAGTTATTGTACCAGATTAGAAATACAAAGTTTTATCAAAATGGTTATGGAATTAAAGTTTCACAGTGCCCCATTCCACTTTGCTCACCTTCATTCATGCTTTTATCTTTTTGATTTACACCTATctgctgtatttgtttttaaaatctcatttttaCAAACAAAGCCtaggaatcatttttttcccatgtaGTGTAGGTTGCAGAGATCTTTACTATGAACCTACCTCTGAGTCTGGTCTCTCCTCTTCTTTTGAGCAGTGTACACATTTTGTAGGCAACTGGCATATTTGGGTGCATGGTGCAACATGCAAGTAAAAAACATACAAAGTGGCCATCTAGGTTTGATGTTATCTACACTGTCTAATCCTAGCTCTCCAGAATTTTGATTGGAACTTTTCCCCAACCTttcctggagatgccagggattgaatcTGCATCCTtctgaataataaaaaaagagccCACATCCACTGCTAGTGAGCTGTGGGCTGtttctaaaaaaggaagaaaaaatagaCGGTGTAGTTTCAataaaaatatgtgaaataatATTTCCCAATTGCCAAGTATaggagggaaaataaataaaacatgccaAGAATTATGGCATAACAGAGTGTGAAAAGATAAGAGCAACCTATCAAGCATAATAAAAGGTAGGCTCTCTGAGATAATAGTTCACCTGCTACATAATTCTTCCTGCTGATTCGAAATTGAAGAGATTCTAAAATGTTGGTATTATAAGGATCCTCAGTGGTTCTTGCTTGTTAGGATCTGTAAGGAGCAACGTCCCTTGAGCTCTTGTTCGGTGACAAACATGCATCTAATAAATTTGTCTGTTCAAGAATGCTGACAAGAGATTTGCATACTACAAATTATATTTGGTATTTGTACCTGATGGAAGATAACATTTTTAAACACCCAGAAGTTATACTTTGTGTAATGCTAAATAatgttaaataaatgaaaaggacTCAGAAATGGGTACAAGTTTAGGTACTGGAATCTTCCTTACAGCTGAGATgcctgcttttttgtttctttttagaaATCTCAttgttcttctttctttaattagCAAGTGAAATTGGGCAGTCCAGATTATGTTGACTGTGGTAGTGATGAAGCTACTGAAGACTTTATGAAAAGAATTGAGTGTTACAAGAATACATATGAGACACTAGATGAAAATCTAGACAAGTAAGTAGCCATGGTAATCTTGACATTTCCTCCTCTTAAAATCTTAAATCTGGCTATGAGACTGGTTTGAAGCAATAAACGTGTGTTGGGTGAGGTTTAACACTTCATGTTGTAGGTGAGGCCTTACTTGATTCAATTCCTTGTACAAGAAAGCTAGATGTCAGGAGAAAGGTTTATTTCAGCCATCTCCCTTCTGGATTTCTATTAGTAGGAatgtctaacccccccccccccttggggaaTATTTGGGCATGGTTGACCCATCTGGAGCCTTATAGTAATACAGGTATATCAACTCAGTGAGTCTTGAGGCAGTAACAGCCACTCATTGTGACATCAACTCTCTGTGTAATAGACAAGATTGCTTTCTCCAAAGTGAACTTTAGCCTGAAAAAGgataaagagaaaaacaaaaaccacatttttttctgtttgcaaaacCTTCCTACTTTAACAGCCTGTAGGCATTTCTTACTCATCACTGGTGACCAGATGAGGCACCTGCTTGTGTTCTGTGACCTACAGTTTGATAAAATCGGTCATCAGTTTTGATATCTGTGTTTCTATGAGTGAGAAAGGAAAGATGTCAGTTATATGTGAGCTAAGATTAATATTATTGTGCCATATTAATTGCATACTAAGTGATTGTAATAGCAAGTAGCATAATAACAAGATTCACATCTGGAGCAACCAGGCATTTCATAAGTAATTCAGCAAACGTGGCTGttagagtttttgttttttagagaGTGAATGTTGTCACACTAAACATGCAAAAACCTCCATCAGTGATGACTTGCAATAAGAACAGCTTATTTTTATGGAAGTTCCCTTTAACAGACAGCTTATTTCTGGAATGAGTGAGTCAGTTATCTCTTAAAGCAGAAGAATACACTCATGAAATGTATGATTTGATATGTGCTGTGGCCTTCTGATaggaaataaattaaattgaaacTCTTATCACCACATCCCACTGACTGAAGGCCTAAGTAAGTGCTGCATTAATTACACTGTGTGGAGCAATAACAAGCTTGGGCAGAAACATGGACGTTTGCAGAAATACAAAAACAGCTAAGAGATAAAAATCACCCAAGCAACTCACTGAGAGGCTGTATATTCTCTGGGGGCAAAACTCGCAGCTTGACTTCTGAGGGTGTGGAACAGGAAGTCAAGGTTGGGGAAGGGCATTTGTTAGGATGGAACCAGCATGGCTTGCCTGCCTGGAACCCTGAACATGAGCATGGCCATCCTGCAGTTGTATGGCCTTACTAACACCAGGTGTGGTAGTTAAATCAAGCCTTCTCTGGTACAAAAGACATCTATTAGGGCTTAGTCCTAAGGGAAATGTGGTTAGGAAGTAAGCTACATACCTAGATCTTAAGATCCCTGGAGGTCTTAGTAAGGGTGCTTGACCAGAGGAACAGCAACAGGCGGCTACTGGGAATCGACCTTCATGGTATAGGGGCTCTGATTAGacaaagagtagacctttggtctagatgggcgggatagaaatccaataaataaataaatctctggaGAGATTTCTCTGGTGCCTCTGTTATGGTATTTCTCCAGTCATTTTAATATCGTTTTAGGAGGAGttcctttctgttcagttttgGTTGGTTACAGTTTTTAATGTTAATTATTAACTACCCTAGTAGATATAGTTAATTGAGTAGTATAGAGGTTATATAAGTAAACTACATGATTTCCATTATCCTGTTGCTCTTATTTTCCCGGAGCAGTTGTCTTGTTTATCTTATCCTTTAGAGAGATATAAAACAGTTTTCTGTAATCTTATATGGGAAGACTCGTTCCTGGCCCCTCTGAGTGGTAAATGAAGTACTAGAATGAACATTGTAATTCTTATCAGTAATTTTATCTCTTACTACAAAAGGGACCTTTCTTATATCAAAATAATGGATGTTGGAAGGAGTTACCTTGTGAACCGAGTAATTGACCATATCCAGAGCCGTATTGTTTACTACCTCATGAATATCCACGTAACTCCTCGCTCCATCTACCTCTGTCGACATGGTGAAAGTGAATTAAATCTAAAGGGAAGAATTGGAGGAGACACAGGGTTATCCCCAAGAGGGAAGGAGGTATGCTTTGTCTATCCAGTGGAACAGTACTTTCTTGTATTCTGCCCCTCTACATTTATTTGAATGTTAATGTTTTAAACTTTattggctttgtttttttgtACCTTTCACGATTGATGATCAAGATTGGGAGGAGGCTGTGCCCAACAAACAGTAATCAGGATTCCAGtcttttgtctcccccacccccttgccgGAGGACCCTGTGCTCCCAGATAGATGCTCTGAAAGAGTCAAGGAACCATCCAAGATGTGAAATGTGATTTATAGGGGCTGCAGTGAGAACCATAGTGGGTAGAGAGATTGAGGCTCCATGGAAATGCTTTTTTTCACACAgacttgtttctttggatttgaaTCAAAGGAGAGCCTTGCTTTAGTGAAGAAAAATTGTCAATAATTGAATACATCCTTTGTGGCTGTCCTTTTAAATGCCAGTGGCATTGTATTCTGGAGAGCACATGGCAGCAGCTTTTTGAAAGACATCATTATCTCATTGTAGTTACCAGTGTTAGGGCCTATTGACTTCTAACTAGAGTGCTTCAGCTGTGATTTCTTCAGCTGTAactttcatttttccttccacTGTGTCTTGCAGTTTGCCAAGAGCTTGGCCCGGTTCATTAATGAGCAGAACATTAAAGATCTGAAAGTATGGACGAGCCAAATGAAAAGAACCATTCAGACTGCAGAGGCACTGGGAGTGCCTTATGAGCAGTGGAAAGTTTTGAATGAAATAGATGCGGTAAGATATTCTTGTGGCTCTGTATAAAGGAGTGTCAGTTTTTATGGTGGAAGAAGTGTTTTATGATTAAATAATAAAACTTCAAAAGATGTATACCTTCTTTAGCTATTTTAGGTTGTATAGTGTCTAGCTACACACACAGATAGATAAATAGTATtgtttattatcatcatcattaaaattagaaaataataaGCATTACATCCATGATAGTTTGGCAACTTTAGCAAGTGCTTCAGGTCTGTGATGAGCAAGACAGATCAGACTGTGCAAGTAACCCAAGTAATCATTTCGGGGAGCAATATACAATGTGTGCCAGTGCATGGTGCCATTCAAGCCATGGAACTCACTTCCCCACAACCCTGTAGCTTCATACAAGAGATTGTAGATACATTGTGAGCCTCTGTGGTGCCAAAAAATCTCAGAGGCAGGATCACAACTAAGGTTTTGTTACAAACATCAGCATTCTTAAatagtggtggcggcggcggcagctgctctgtcaagttgcttctgacttgtggCAGCTGTGATAGGGTTTGAAATgatgtgagatgttgaaggaatTATTTACCATTCCAGCTCCCAGTGTGTTCGcatagctgagcagggacttgaacccagatgtcctgagttctagtccgACATTCTGTTTACtatagcacactggttcttaatgAAGTATTTAGTGCTATCTAAATGCATATTACTATTTTCTCAATAATCCTTCACAGCAGCTCTATAAAATAAATTAGCATTTCTTTACTCGTGGGATATTCTCAGGCATCTCAGTCCTGCAAGCTCCGTAGGCGTATTCCAGGGAAATGAGACAGAATTTCCTCAGTGGTCACTTGTAGCCTGGCATTCCCTGCTGAGGGAGCCTGCTGCCCCCGCCCCCACCCTGTGTGGATGAAAAAGCTCTTTGCCCATCCaggtaaagatttttttttcatccagtagGCCTTGGCATGTTGTGCTTCTTTGCTGAAAGAGGAGCTATTGACCCAGGaagatgtattttctttttttaaaaaaatgtatttaattgcttttaaagttATCTGTTttacacattgaaactgtttaatTGTTTATTATAGTTGCTTGCCTTGACATAGCTGTATTTTTGTGAGGGAAAGGCAGGATACACAtgggagtggagagagaaagagagagattatcTTCCTTGGAGCAGAAGGTGGTCTAATGTTGAGAGACTTGTCCAAGGCCATCCATTGAATTTGGGCAGAAATGGGATTTCAGGTGGGAGTTTTGATTCACGGCTCTGTCTCCTAGCTAGGAAACTATACCAGAATTCTTACGTCTTCTTTGTTCCATAGGGGGTCTGTGAAGAAATGACATATGAAGAAATTCAAGAAAACTTTCCATTAGAATTTGCTTTAAGAGACCAGGACAAATACAGATACAGATATCCTAAGGGAGAGGTATGTTGTGAAGTGTTATTTCATGTGTTTTTAATTCTCacaagcatatacagtggtgcctcgcttagcgagcgcaccgtataacgacgaatccgtatagcgatcccctttttcgggatcggtatatggagcacccaatcgccgcacctcgcattgcgacgattggggagtccggccgccattttggagccgcgttcgggggctccaaaatgggcgccagatgacccgaaatggccccgcgctgtgttttcgcgccctcggcaagcgaggggagggcgcgaaaacgccgcgtggggccatttcgggtccgttttgaagctgcaaaacagctgttttgcagcttcaaaacggccgcggaggacccgaaatggccccgtgctgcgttttcgcgccctcccctcgcttgccaagggcgcaaaaacgccgcgcggggccattttgggttgcccgcggccattttgaagccacaaaacagctgttttgcggcttcaaaacggccgcgggcaacccgaaatggccccgcgcggcgttttcgcgccctcccctcgcttgccaagggcgcgaaaacgccacgCAGGGCTTTTTCGGGTCccttttgaagccgcaaaacagctgttttgcggcttcaaaacgacccgaaatggccccgcgcggcgttttcgcgccctcgacaagcgaggggagggcgcgaaaatggctgcccggggccaggaaacttctctaagtgggaagtttagggccgatttggaacgcattaaatgaagtttaatgcgttccaatggctttttacttcccgcttagcgaagatttcatatagcgaaggttaatccggaacggattaacctcgctatacggggcaccactgtacagttcttTTAAATCTGGTGATAAAAGAAATACACTTTTTAGTGTAATACTTCACTAGGTACATATATTGTATCTTCAAAAGGCCTTTCTGCAAAGGTTCCACCTGTAGTACTACTAAAATTAACTATCACATTCTACTGTTGCATCATAGTAACAGTAATCTTATGCTCATTGCCTAGGAGATTTAAACTGTCTAGTTCAAATTTGAAATAAAGTCTTCCACGTGCTCCCTGCCTCTTTATCTTCCTACATTTAAGGGAATACTTTCTGAAAGGGGCTAGGGGAAAGAAAACATGGTGTTAAAAGCTGAGTGTGTTGCTAGCCAGCCTGGCTTTTTACATGGTCGAATTAGAAGTCggagttttaaaaagcattgatttAAAACAGCTGTTGCCCTGCTAGGGAGGTGTCAACACTTCTGAGAGGTCCAGTGACCATGAGTTGACTGCGTGATCACAATGCCCAGAATACAGGTGGCTattatttattgtgcttttagtaCCTATGTTGTAACAGCTGTTCGGAAAGATGGAATGCTTTCTAGACTTGTTTGCTAACCTTTCAGAGCAAGAGTTGGTGGAGGGATTTTGTGTGTCTTTCTAAACAGGCATGCATGTTTGTTGGATGGCTAATAATGGGGGTCATTTCAGTTGTATTCAGTTGACATGTTCGTTTTAGCCCTGGAATGATATGCTTAGAGTATCAAGGTGGCTAATTGCTCCGGTGTAGTGGTGCTCAGGACATTTGCTTTTCTGAAAGTTCATTTGCGTGGAACCCTCTCCGGAACGAATGCCTCATTTATTCTTAGATTATACACAAAATAAAGAGATTGTTCCAAAACAATCTGAACAACATGTAAAGCCCAAAAATAGGAATGCCAGGAAAGGCCCTGACTGGATCAACTCATTATCTTTTCCATCTCATATTCTAGGGTTTAGCTTTGATAGTGcatcatgcatgtgtgtgtggatgcatgtgcacaagcacagaTGGGGAGGAGTGGATGTAGGGAGGGAGACTGGTACATACAGGTTGGAAAAAAGAATTATGTGTACATTACTCCTCAGTCAAAGTTACGCCACATCTATAATTGTCATTAATGGCCCATCTTCTGTTTGGATTGAGAATATCCTGAAATAATTAAAGATTTGGAAACCAATGTATAAAAGCATTGGGTCCAGTGATAGGTGAACAGAGAGAGCTCTTGCTCATGGATTTTCCTCCCACCACTCATGATCCTGTGCTCTCACCAAAAGCTGCTCTGGGGATCAAGGGTATAACAGAGCATAtcatgtgtgttgtgtgttgtgaGATGGAGAACACAGGAGAATTTGATGAAGCTGTCTTGAGCAAATTGAAGGGCCTTTCTGTTTTTGCAAGATAACACTACATCTAAGTTAATTGAAAGGCTGGTGACAGCCAGTTAGATAGTCTGATGCCACTTATGTAGCCAGGTTCCATAAGAAGGACTTGCATGTGTTAGATAAGTTTCAGTAAGATGGCAGGACAGACTTGAAAGTTTGAAAGTGTCgcatcttttaaaacagaaggatttgggagagaggaaggacagGAAGGGGACAGAGACCAGAAACAGATAACAGGGCTTGGTCTGCCTTTGTGAGAGCTAGAACGTGATAAGAAAGTTGATGTTACATtgctattccatttttttttaggAATGGGGAAACTAAAGTTCAAAATTACtgattccgcccccccccactccctgcaTACAGCACAGGGCAGCACAGCTTTTCTCCTGCTAATTCTCTACTCAGTTCTCATTTCCATAATTTCTCAAATGTACAGTACCTCAAACTGTCCTTTCCtccctggatttatttattttaactagcTAGAGGCCACCTTTTATTAGCCCCTGTTTATACCCCAACTTTCAAAATAAAATCTATGTGAGGAAGGCTCACCCTCAAACATCAGTGGAAAGACTTATGTGTATGACAAGCTGCATTTTCACAGGCAGAACTTTGG is a window encoding:
- the PFKFB4 gene encoding 6-phosphofructo-2-kinase/fructose-2,6-bisphosphatase 4 isoform X3, translated to MSVSRCCGGGGGQDGSPECPLQGRDWKVCMTNCPTLIVMVGLPARGKTYISKKLTRYLNWIGVPTKEFNVGQYRRDLVKTYKSFEFFLPDNEEGLKIRKQCALAALNDVRRYLGEENGHVAVFDATNTTRERRETIYKFGEENGYKTFFVESVCVDPEVIAANIVQVKLGSPDYVDCGSDEATEDFMKRIECYKNTYETLDENLDKDLSYIKIMDVGRSYLVNRVIDHIQSRIVYYLMNIHVTPRSIYLCRHGESELNLKGRIGGDTGLSPRGKEFAKSLARFINEQNIKDLKVWTSQMKRTIQTAEALGVPYEQWKVLNEIDAGVCEEMTYEEIQENFPLEFALRDQDKYRYRYPKGESYEDLVQRLEPVIMELERQENVLVICHQAVMRCLLAYFLDKPAEQLPYLKCPLHTVLKLTPVAYGCKVESIFLNVEAVNTHRDKPRNVCVSRSREEALRTVPKHL
- the PFKFB4 gene encoding 6-phosphofructo-2-kinase/fructose-2,6-bisphosphatase 4 isoform X1 is translated as MAASPARELTQNPLQKIWVPYNNGLPAKHSAQRGVCMTNCPTLIVMVGLPARGKTYISKKLTRYLNWIGVPTKEFNVGQYRRDLVKTYKSFEFFLPDNEEGLKIRKQCALAALNDVRRYLGEENGHVAVFDATNTTRERRETIYKFGEENGYKTFFVESVCVDPEVIAANIVQVKLGSPDYVDCGSDEATEDFMKRIECYKNTYETLDENLDKDLSYIKIMDVGRSYLVNRVIDHIQSRIVYYLMNIHVTPRSIYLCRHGESELNLKGRIGGDTGLSPRGKEFAKSLARFINEQNIKDLKVWTSQMKRTIQTAEALGVPYEQWKVLNEIDAGVCEEMTYEEIQENFPLEFALRDQDKYRYRYPKGESYEDLVQRLEPVIMELERQENVLVICHQAVMRCLLAYFLDKPAEQLPYLKCPLHTVLKLTPVAYGCKVESIFLNVEAVNTHRDKPRNVCVSRSREEALRTVPKHL
- the PFKFB4 gene encoding 6-phosphofructo-2-kinase/fructose-2,6-bisphosphatase 4 isoform X4 yields the protein MAASPARELTQNPLQKIWVPYNNGLPAKHSAQRGVCMTNCPTLIVMVGLPARGKTYISKKLTRYLNWIGVPTKEFNVGQYRRDLVKTYKSFEFFLPDNEEGLKIRKQCALAALNDVRRYLGEENGHVAVFDATNTTRERRETIYKFGEENGYKTFFVESVCVDPEVIAANIVQVKLGSPDYVDCGSDEATEDFMKRIECYKNTYETLDENLDKDLSYIKIMDVGRSYLVNRVIDHIQSRIVYYLMNIHVTPRSIYLCRHGESELNLKGRIGGDTGLSPRGKEFAKSLARFINEQNIKDLKVWTSQMKRTIQTAEALGVPYEQWKVLNEIDAGVCEEMTYEEIQENFPLEFALRDQDKYRYRYPKGESYEDLVQRLEPVIMELERQENVLVICHQAVMRCLLAYFLDKPAEQLPYLKCPLHTVLKLTPVAYGCKVESIFLNVEAVNTHRDKPRNVDISRPPEEALVTVPAHQ
- the PFKFB4 gene encoding 6-phosphofructo-2-kinase/fructose-2,6-bisphosphatase 4 isoform X2; its protein translation is MSVSRCCGGGGGQDGSPECPLQGRDWKVCMTNCPTLIVMVGLPARGKTYISKKLTRYLNWIGVPTKEFNVGQYRRDLVKTYKSFEFFLPDNEEGLKIRKQCALAALNDVRRYLGEENGHVAVFDATNTTRERRETIYKFGEENGYKTFFVESVCVDPEVIAANIVQVKLGSPDYVDCGSDEATEDFMKRIECYKNTYETLDENLDKDLSYIKIMDVGRSYLVNRVIDHIQSRIVYYLMNIHVTPRSIYLCRHGESELNLKGRIGGDTGLSPRGKEFAKSLARFINEQNIKDLKVWTSQMKRTIQTAEALGVPYEQWKVLNEIDAGVCEEMTYEEIQENFPLEFALRDQDKYRYRYPKGESYEDLVQRLEPVIMELERQENVLVICHQAVMRCLLAYFLDKPAEQLPYLKCPLHTVLKLTPVAYGCKVESIFLNVEAVNTHRDKPRNVDISRPPEEALVTVPAHQ